Genomic DNA from Halobaculum sp. CBA1158:
AGGGCCCCGGAATGGACGAATACGCCGTCGAGTACATTCCGACGGTGATCGCGTTTCGCGACGGCGAGGAGGTCGCTCGGTTCGTCGAGTCCGCGGACACCGACATCGCGACGTACCTCGCTCGCGAACTCACGGACGTCTGAGACGGGCTCAGTTGATCGTGACGAGCGGCGAACTTTCTTATCGGAACACGGGACCAGCCACCGCGTGGTCTGACGACGACCGCGCGACGGGCGGCGAAACTCCCGGCGACCCCGCCGCGCGCGACGCGAGTCACCGGGTGTCAGCCAAGCGAGATCCGTGGGTAGCGGCGGCCTCGGCTCAGAACGTCGAGAGGTCGCCCTCGATGACGCGGCGGGTCACGTCCGTCACGTTCGCCAGTCGGTCGTCGATGATCGCCGTGGCCTCGCTCTCGATGTCGTCGACATCGACGCCCTCCTCGGTGACGACCTGCGCGTCCGCGACGTGCGGCTCGTCGATGGGGCGGCCGATCTGCGAGAGCAGGCGGACCTGCAGGTCGCGGATGCCGTCGGCCTCCTCGACGACGGCCTCGGCGATGTCCGTCGAGAGGAGGTTGTAGATCTTTCCGATGTGGTTGACGGGGTTCTTCCCCGAGGTGGCTTCCATGCTCATCGGGCGGTTCGGCGTGATGAGCCCGTTCGCGCGGTTGCCGCGGCCGACGGAGCCGTCGTCTCCCTGTTCGGCCGAGGTGCCGGTCGTCGTGAGGTAGATCGAGCCCTCGTCGAGGTCGTCGGCGGTGTTCACCTCGACGCTGACCTCGCGGTCGGTGTAGTCGGTCGCCAACTCCGTGACGAACGTCTCGACGCGCTCGGTCGCCTCACGGTAGTCGTCGATGTCGTCGACGTACGTGTCCACCATCGCCGCGGCGACGGTGATGTCGATCGTGTCGCCCTCGCGCTTGCCCATGATCTTGATGTCCTGTCCGATCTCGGGATGATCGGCTCCGAACGGGCCGTTGAGCTCTCGCTCGGCGTCGAGGACGATCCGTTCGGTCTCGGTCAGCGGCGCGTGGCCGACGCCGAAGGAGGTGTCGTTGGCCATCGGGACCTGTGCGCCGTCCTCGCCGAAGACGTCCTGGAGATCGCCGGAGCCCTCGCCCAGGTCCACGTCCAAGATCAGGTCGCTGCCGAGTTCCAGTTCCGGGAGGTTCGCCTCCAGGTACGCGCGAGCCGACTCCAGGGCGGTGCGCTCGACCGGGAACGTCAGCTCGGTGCCGTCCTCGAGTTCGTACGTCTTGGTCGCTCGACCGACGATGAGCACGTAGATCGGATCGAGCGTCTCGCCGCCGCCGAACGCGGGCGCGGCCCGGCCGGCGACCAGCTGCGTCTCGTCGGTATTGTAGTGGAGCACCTTCCCCACGCGGTCGAGA
This window encodes:
- a CDS encoding methionine adenosyltransferase, coding for MRNIQVSELDRRAVEDQEVEIVERKGLGHPDSICDGIAEAVSRGLSQLYLDRVGKVLHYNTDETQLVAGRAAPAFGGGETLDPIYVLIVGRATKTYELEDGTELTFPVERTALESARAYLEANLPELELGSDLILDVDLGEGSGDLQDVFGEDGAQVPMANDTSFGVGHAPLTETERIVLDAERELNGPFGADHPEIGQDIKIMGKREGDTIDITVAAAMVDTYVDDIDDYREATERVETFVTELATDYTDREVSVEVNTADDLDEGSIYLTTTGTSAEQGDDGSVGRGNRANGLITPNRPMSMEATSGKNPVNHIGKIYNLLSTDIAEAVVEEADGIRDLQVRLLSQIGRPIDEPHVADAQVVTEEGVDVDDIESEATAIIDDRLANVTDVTRRVIEGDLSTF